TAACTGTTTAGATTGGATTTGCTGCTCTCAAGATCTTTTTTAACTTTTTCAAGGTCCGTTTTGGTCTTCTTTAGGGAATCGCGCTCTTTTTTGGCATTGGAAATCTGTTCTTCCTTGGCCTTAATACTCTCCTCAGTTACATCCGCATGAGAAATAACAGTATTGCTCCCCCAAAGAGATACCATCATAACTATACTCAGAAAAAAGTATAGGATTCTCTTTTTCTTGACTGATATTAATCTGCTCAAACCAAATAAACTTCCTTTTCTGAATCACACATGCAAATGCTTTCTGACTGTCGTAAAACTACCAAAGAAACCAATACCGATACCAATTGCCAAAGAAATCGGTATTAATTTGTTATAAACCACTTCAACAGGCAAAAAGTTCAGCAGGGAGCTGAGCATTGTAAACTTGGACATAACATACTCGATAGCCTTGGTATACACAAAATATACAATAACAAGCGGTATTATAGAGCCAATTATTCCAATCAGGATACCCTCTACCACGAAAGGTGCTCTAACAAAGAAATCCGTAGCACCAATATACTTCATGATATTGATCTCGTCCTTACGCACAGAGATACCCATTGTAACAGTATTGCTGATAAGGAATATTGATACCAGCAAAAGAATTACTATGATTCCTCCTGAAACATATGCAATCAACTTGTTAACGCCGCTAAGAGTTGTAGCTGTTACTTCTGAACGATTAACTGCTCTGACAACTGATATTGACTCCGCGTATGTAACAAGCGCAGGCTGCAATGAAACATCATTTAAGTAAATCTGCAGGTTTGCAGAATCTGCAAGTGGATTCTCTGTAAATCCGTCTGCATACTCACCAAGATATTGATCCTTGAAGCCTTCCCATGCTTCATCTGCAGATACATAAACAATTTCTCTAACCTCAGCTCTGTTCTCAAGATCACTCTTAACTGCAAGGATCTGATCTTCTGTAGTTCCCTCGTTAAAGAATACAGTTACAGAAACACCTTCCTCGGCAGTCTTAACAACATGCTGGAAGTTAGTAATGATTGCATAAAAAATTCCAAATAAAAACAGACATGCGCTTATAGTTGCAACAGAAGCAAGTGTGTACCACTTATTTCTCCCAAGGTTTTTAAAGCCTTGGCCAATCGTATAAAAGAAACTATTAATCCTCATCGATGTACATACCTTCTTCCTCGTCTTCTATAATGACGCCCTTTTTCATGGTAATAACTCGCTTCTTCATGGCATTAACGATCTCTCTGTTATGTGTAACCACAATAACAGTAGTACCGTTCTCATTGATCTGCTCCATGAGCTTCATGATCTCCCATGAATTGTTAGGATCAAGGTTTCCCGTAGGCTCATCAGCAAGCAGAATGGTAGGTCTGTTTACTAAGGCCCTTGCAAGCGCAACTCTCTGCTGCTCACCACCGGATAACTGGTTGATCTTGCTCTTATACTTGCCCGCAAGATTGACTGTAGCAAGTATTGAAGGTACGTTTCTCTTAATCTCCCTTGAAGGAGTCTGAACTATTCTCTGCGCAAAGGCAACGTTCTCATAAACATTCCTGTCCTTGAGAAGTCTGAAATCCTGGAAAACAATGCCCAGATTTCTCCTGAACTTAGGAATCTTACTGTGCTTGATCCTCCTGAGGTTATAGCCTAAAACTGTAATCTCGCCATCAGTAGGCACAAGCTCACGCAGTAACAGTTTGATCAAAGTTGATTTGCCCGATCCACTGTCACCCACAATAAAAACAAATTCACCCCTCTTGATATGAAGGGTGACTCCGTTTAATGCAGGCGCACCCGTAGAATAAGATTTCGTCACGTTTTCAAGCGTGATAACCTCATCCTCAGGTATTTGCCTGCTTATTCTTTTTCTTCTGTATCCTCTTTCCATAATTTACTCCCCCGGAAAAGCTTATTTATGTTTAATCAAGTAAACCTCTCCATATACTTCATGTATCTTACAACCATGAGCGCTATCTTGAATGTGATAGCATCATCAAAGACTCTAAGGTCAAGTCCTGTGCTCTTCTGCAATTTATCCAGCCTGTACACAAGTGTATTTCTGTGAATGAACAACTGTCTGGATGTTTCAGAAACGTTGAGGCTGTTCTCAAAGAACTTGTCTATGGTAGTAAGGGTTTCCTGATCGAAGTCGTCTGGATTTCTTCCCCCGAATATTTCCTTGATAAACATCTTGCAAAGAGGTATAGGCAACTGGTAGATCAAACGTCCGATTCCCAGTTCGCTATAGCAGATAACTTTTCTCTCATCAAAGAATATCTTGCCAACATCAAGTGCCATCTTGGCCTCTTTGTAGGAACGTGACACTTCCTTGATCTCACCTACTACAGTACCATAAGCCACTCTCACTCCGCTAAGTCCCTCTTTTTCAAGAGTCTGTAGCATGTCCTCTGCAACCTTGGAAATTTCAGAAGGCTTGAGCATGTCTGTGACATCCTTGACAACTATGACATTGTCCTCATCGACCTCTGTAACAAAGTCATTGCCATTTCCAAAATGAGTTCTGGTAATCTCAAGTGCGTTATTATCACGACCATTCTCAGACTCAATTATCATAGCAACTCTCTTGGCATCCGTCTGAATGTGGAGTTTCTTGGCTCTGCT
The sequence above is a segment of the Butyrivibrio proteoclasticus B316 genome. Coding sequences within it:
- a CDS encoding PucR family transcriptional regulator; the protein is MISNQILQNTIDGLKTIAHVDLCVLDIDGKEVASTTTDIGNVTVAARNFVESPADSQEIQGHQYFKIYDEQQLEYILICTGSGENTYMLGKMIAYQIQSLLVAYKERFDKDNFIKNLLLDNLLLVDIYSRAKKLHIQTDAKRVAMIIESENGRDNNALEITRTHFGNGNDFVTEVDEDNVIVVKDVTDMLKPSEISKVAEDMLQTLEKEGLSGVRVAYGTVVGEIKEVSRSYKEAKMALDVGKIFFDERKVICYSELGIGRLIYQLPIPLCKMFIKEIFGGRNPDDFDQETLTTIDKFFENSLNVSETSRQLFIHRNTLVYRLDKLQKSTGLDLRVFDDAITFKIALMVVRYMKYMERFT
- the ftsX gene encoding permease-like cell division protein FtsX codes for the protein MRINSFFYTIGQGFKNLGRNKWYTLASVATISACLFLFGIFYAIITNFQHVVKTAEEGVSVTVFFNEGTTEDQILAVKSDLENRAEVREIVYVSADEAWEGFKDQYLGEYADGFTENPLADSANLQIYLNDVSLQPALVTYAESISVVRAVNRSEVTATTLSGVNKLIAYVSGGIIVILLLVSIFLISNTVTMGISVRKDEINIMKYIGATDFFVRAPFVVEGILIGIIGSIIPLVIVYFVYTKAIEYVMSKFTMLSSLLNFLPVEVVYNKLIPISLAIGIGIGFFGSFTTVRKHLHV
- the ftsE gene encoding cell division ATP-binding protein FtsE, with protein sequence MERGYRRKRISRQIPEDEVITLENVTKSYSTGAPALNGVTLHIKRGEFVFIVGDSGSGKSTLIKLLLRELVPTDGEITVLGYNLRRIKHSKIPKFRRNLGIVFQDFRLLKDRNVYENVAFAQRIVQTPSREIKRNVPSILATVNLAGKYKSKINQLSGGEQQRVALARALVNRPTILLADEPTGNLDPNNSWEIMKLMEQINENGTTVIVVTHNREIVNAMKKRVITMKKGVIIEDEEEGMYIDED